One window from the genome of Acidimicrobiales bacterium encodes:
- the panB gene encoding 3-methyl-2-oxobutanoate hydroxymethyltransferase yields MPTRPTAVTVPAVRARKGEAGASPLVMVTAYDAPSARIADEAGVDLILVGDSVAMVVLGYEDTLRVTVDDMEHHTAAVARTGPRALVVADLPWLSYHVGAEDAVRNAGRLVRAGAAAVKLEGGRKRLPVVSALVDAEIPVMGHLGLTPQSVNATGGYRVQGKDTGAAAALVVDARALAAAGVFAIVLEGVPAPVARLVTEAVEVPTIGIGAGRWCDGQVLVFHDVVGLEDRVLPRFVRRYASLKAEGVAAVSAFAADVRAGRFPADAESYQLGEAAAAALGLGGGASKTA; encoded by the coding sequence ATGCCGACACGACCGACCGCGGTCACCGTCCCCGCCGTGCGGGCCCGCAAGGGCGAGGCCGGCGCCTCGCCCCTGGTGATGGTGACGGCCTACGACGCACCGTCCGCCCGCATCGCCGACGAGGCGGGCGTCGACCTGATCCTGGTCGGCGACTCGGTCGCCATGGTCGTGCTCGGCTACGAGGACACCCTCCGGGTGACGGTCGACGACATGGAGCACCACACGGCGGCGGTGGCCCGTACCGGTCCCCGAGCCCTGGTGGTCGCCGACCTGCCGTGGCTCAGCTACCACGTCGGTGCCGAGGATGCCGTGCGCAACGCCGGCCGGCTGGTCCGGGCCGGCGCCGCGGCGGTGAAGCTGGAGGGCGGCCGCAAGCGGCTGCCCGTCGTCTCGGCCCTGGTCGACGCCGAGATCCCGGTCATGGGCCACCTCGGCCTCACGCCCCAGTCGGTGAACGCCACCGGCGGCTACCGGGTCCAGGGCAAGGACACCGGCGCCGCCGCCGCGCTGGTCGTCGACGCCCGGGCGCTGGCCGCCGCCGGCGTGTTCGCCATCGTGCTCGAAGGCGTCCCCGCTCCGGTGGCACGGCTGGTCACCGAGGCGGTGGAGGTGCCCACCATCGGCATCGGGGCCGGCCGGTGGTGCGACGGCCAGGTGCTGGTGTTCCACGACGTGGTCGGGCTGGAGGACCGGGTGCTGCCCCGGTTCGTGCGCCGGTACGCCTCGCTCAAGGCCGAAGGAGTGGCCGCCGTGTCGGCGTTCGCGGCCGACGTGCGGGCGGGCCGGTTCCCCGCCGACGCCGAGAGCTACCAGCTGGGGGAGGCGGCCGCCGCCGCCCTCGGTCTCGGCGGAGGTGCTAGCAAGACGGCGTGA